A single Vigna radiata var. radiata cultivar VC1973A chromosome 8, Vradiata_ver6, whole genome shotgun sequence DNA region contains:
- the LOC106771821 gene encoding cysteine-rich repeat secretory protein 11-like: MKKQTKIPTPTPIHSFSKSVSQNHQKITSEMTVSHSTILLSLTFFLFLHSSNPLSDYTTLLYKTCATQTFNNHQLSLALNSLFQQLIAESSQHKFFRTTEAVDDDRAISGLFQCRDDISKEECFSCVNLLAQMSNTLCSDSISARVQLDGCYFHYETEETGGESRSNSLLHKECGKPVVEHAESKEVMEEAFATLESGILNSNGFYSMNYKSVKIMAQCEGDLETCDCSSCVNDAVLVGKEECGTSLSAQIYLDKCFISYDIFGNSVPGARRNGNTERLAAIIVGGAVAVFVGFALMSMLKSRFRKDEYE, translated from the exons AtgaaaaaacaaaccaaaatccCAACCCCCACACCTATACATAGTTTCTCCAAATCAGTGTCTCAAAACCACCAAAAAATCACTTCCGAAATGACCGTTTCCCACTCCACCATTCTCCTCAGTctcactttcttcctcttcctacATTCTTCCAACCCACTTTCCGATTACACCACATTACTCTACAAAACCTGTGCAACCCAAACGTTCAATAACCACCAATTATCTCTAGCACTCAACTCTCTATTCCAACAACTCATTGCAGAATCGTCCCAACACAAGTTCTTCAGAACCACCGAAGCCGTTGATGATGACAGAGCTATCTCAGGCCTTTTCCAGTGCAGAGATGATATCAGCAAAGAAGAATGTTTCAGCTGCGTGAACTTACTGGCTCAGATGTCAAACACCTTGTGCAGTGATTCCATATCAGCACGGGTGCAACTTGACGGTTGCTACTTTCACTACGAGACTGAGGAAACAGGCGGTGAATCTAGAAGTAACAGTTTGCTTCACAAAGAGTGTGGGAAACCTGTTGTGGAGCATGCCGAGTCCAAAGAAGTGATGGAGGAGGCTTTTGCGACCCTGGAAAGTGGGATTCTGAACAGTAATGGGTTCTACTCGATGAATTATAAATCGGTGAAAATAATGGCGCAGTGTGAAGGAGATTTAGAGACTTGTGACTGTAGCAGTTGCGTGAACGATGCAGTGCTGGTTGGaaaggaagaatgtggtactTCACTTTCGGCACAAATATATCTTGACAAGTGTTTCATAAGCTACGACATTTTTGGTAACTCTGTCCCAG GAGCAAGAAGAAATGGCAACACGGAAAGATTGGCAGCGATAATTGTTGGAGGAGCAGTTGCCGTGTTTGTGGGTTTTGCTTTAATGTCTATGCTTAAGTCTCGGTTTAGAAAAGACGAATATGAATAG